The following proteins come from a genomic window of Populus nigra chromosome 6, ddPopNigr1.1, whole genome shotgun sequence:
- the LOC133696823 gene encoding probable calcium-binding protein CML16 encodes MMATLQTDQLKQLKDIFIRFDMDSDGSLTQLELAALLRSLGLKPTGDQLHVLLSNMDANGNGYVEFDELVSAILPDMNEEVLINQEQLLEVFRSFDRDGNGFITAAELAGSMAKMGHPLTYRELSDMMREADTNGDGVLSFNEFANVMAKSAADFLGIKVP; translated from the coding sequence ATGATGGCAACCCTTCAGACCGATCAGCTCAAGCAGCTCAAGGACATCTTCATTCGCTTCGACATGGATTCCGATGGCAGCCTCACGCAGCTGGAGCTCGCTGCGCTTCTACGTTCTCTTGGCCTCAAACCTACAGGTGATCAACTTCATGTTCTGTTATCAAACATGGATGCTAATGGAAATGGTTATGTTGAGTTTGATGAGCTGGTCAGTGCTATATTGCCTGATATGAATGAAGAAGTATTGATCAACCAGGAGCAGTTGTTGGAGGTTTTTCGATCATTTGACAGGGATGGCAATGGATTCATTACTGCTGCTGAGCTTGCAGGATCAATGGCTAAAATGGGACACCCTTTGACGTATCGTGAGCTATCAGATATGATGAGAGAGGCTGACACCAATGGAGATGGTGTTTTGAGTTTTAATGAGTTTGCAAACGTCATGGCAAAATCTGCTGCTGATTTTCTTGGCATCAAAGTTCCATAG